A stretch of Roseibium porphyridii DNA encodes these proteins:
- a CDS encoding TetR/AcrR family transcriptional regulator, protein MRKDTRDKIVDAATKLFYREGIRAVSVDAVAAKAGVTKKTLYYHFESKDDLVAEYLSSRDQPNLRLYETWFGAAQGDVSDKVEAIFLELTEAARHPKWQGCGFLRTTAELANQPGHPALRVGAAHKKKFEDWLTNSLSSHGCTHPDAISRQVVLLMDGAFSTMLVHRDPSYIQEAGRAAKTLVKGALEPPKT, encoded by the coding sequence ATGAGAAAAGACACACGAGACAAGATTGTTGATGCCGCGACGAAGCTCTTCTATCGGGAGGGTATTCGCGCGGTCAGTGTCGACGCAGTTGCCGCCAAGGCCGGTGTTACGAAAAAGACGCTCTATTATCACTTCGAAAGCAAGGATGACCTTGTTGCAGAGTACCTTTCGTCACGCGACCAACCCAATCTGAGGCTCTATGAAACCTGGTTTGGAGCTGCGCAAGGGGACGTTTCCGACAAGGTCGAAGCGATTTTCCTGGAATTGACCGAGGCCGCGAGGCACCCGAAATGGCAGGGGTGCGGTTTCTTGCGCACCACGGCGGAACTTGCCAATCAGCCGGGCCACCCCGCGCTGCGCGTGGGCGCTGCACACAAAAAGAAGTTCGAAGACTGGCTGACCAACTCATTGTCGTCTCATGGCTGCACCCACCCGGACGCAATTTCGCGTCAGGTTGTTTTGCTGATGGATGGTGCATTTTCCACCATGCTCGTGCACCGAGACCCAAGCTATATTCAAGAAGCTGGGCGGGCTGCCAAGACCTTGGTGAAAGGTGCTCTCGAGCCTCCAAAAACCTGA
- a CDS encoding YdcH family protein, whose translation MSHVPHELHEEFPEAAEKLHQLKIGDSHFARLADEYHTINREVHRIETDVAPASDEVLEDLKKKRLFLKDQIAAKLAATENTVS comes from the coding sequence ATGAGCCACGTCCCACACGAGCTGCATGAAGAATTTCCGGAAGCGGCCGAAAAACTGCATCAACTGAAAATTGGCGACAGTCATTTTGCGCGTCTTGCAGACGAATACCACACCATCAATCGAGAAGTTCACCGCATCGAAACAGACGTGGCACCCGCCTCGGATGAGGTATTGGAAGACCTGAAGAAGAAACGCCTTTTTTTGAAAGACCAGATTGCCGCCAAACTGGCGGCGACCGAAAACACCGTGTCCTGA